A window of Raineyella sp. W15-4 contains these coding sequences:
- a CDS encoding ABC transporter permease — MAGYLVRRLLQSAGVLWAAFTLSFLILYLLPSDPISMMVDGVAEAGTLDPAATAQLKARYGLDLPVWQQYLQSLRGAVGGDLGLSITTGRPVTGLIGTALPSTLALAGAALGLALLAGAGLAVATAWTRSRRLKAFLRALPPVSTALPTFWVGLVLVQIFSFGLRLLPAFGDSAPVHVILPALTLALPTGAVIAQVLGDALESTLHRPFIATARAKGVSRRRILGHHAFRPAAVNALTVAGVIVGNLLAGSVVVETVFARNGVGRLTQQAVLTQDIPVVQGVVMLCATVFVVINLAVDLAYPLLDPRISAASGPAASGPGRPADPAAVAAPATTPRDEELVHA, encoded by the coding sequence ATGGCCGGTTACCTGGTGCGGCGGCTGCTGCAGTCGGCCGGAGTCCTGTGGGCCGCCTTCACCCTCTCGTTCCTGATCCTCTACCTGCTGCCCTCCGATCCGATCAGCATGATGGTCGACGGGGTGGCGGAGGCCGGAACGCTCGACCCGGCGGCGACCGCCCAGCTGAAGGCCCGCTACGGCCTCGACCTGCCGGTCTGGCAGCAGTACCTGCAGAGCCTCCGGGGCGCGGTCGGCGGTGATCTCGGCCTGTCGATCACCACCGGCCGGCCGGTGACCGGGCTGATCGGGACGGCCCTGCCGAGCACCCTCGCACTGGCCGGCGCCGCGCTGGGCCTCGCCCTGCTGGCCGGGGCCGGGCTCGCCGTCGCGACGGCCTGGACCCGGTCGCGGCGCCTCAAGGCGTTCCTGCGGGCGCTGCCGCCGGTCTCCACCGCGCTGCCGACCTTCTGGGTCGGTCTGGTGTTGGTCCAGATCTTCTCGTTCGGACTGCGGCTCCTGCCGGCCTTCGGCGACTCCGCACCGGTGCACGTGATCCTGCCCGCCCTCACCCTCGCCCTGCCGACCGGGGCGGTGATCGCCCAGGTGCTCGGCGATGCGCTGGAGTCGACGCTGCACCGACCCTTCATCGCCACCGCCCGGGCCAAGGGCGTCAGCCGGCGCCGGATCCTCGGCCATCACGCCTTCCGGCCCGCGGCGGTGAACGCCCTGACGGTGGCCGGGGTCATCGTCGGCAACCTGCTGGCCGGCTCCGTCGTCGTCGAGACGGTCTTCGCGCGCAACGGTGTCGGTCGGCTCACCCAGCAGGCGGTCCTCACCCAGGACATCCCGGTGGTCCAGGGGGTGGTGATGCTCTGCGCGACAGTCTTCGTGGTGATCAACCTCGCCGTCGACCTGGCCTACCCGTTACTGGACCCGCGGATCTCCGCGGCATCCGGCCCGGCGGCGTCGGGTCCGGGCCGGCCCGCCGACCCGGCCGCGGTGGCTGCGCCCGCCACGACACCTCGGGACGAGGAGCTGGTCCATGCCTGA
- a CDS encoding ABC transporter permease, translating into MPETVLQARQSATPATPAVPIAGPTRRPSQSGGLRGALPTWLVRHGGTVLAGAVLLLVITAAVTPHLLAPGDPLLSVPSHRLRPPGPQHWFGTDQLGRDLYTRIVYGAGRSLTATTLAVGIALGVGSVLGLLAGAVGGTVDTVLMRTVDVLLSVPSLLLSLALVTALGFGTVNVAIAVGVSLVASFARVMRSEVLRVKHAPYIEAARASGVRPAGILARHILPNSVLPVLSLAAVEFGGAVLAISALSFLGFGAAPPTPEWGSLIADGRNYLATAWWLSTLPGLVIVATVLAANVLARALAPEEHR; encoded by the coding sequence ATGCCTGAGACGGTCCTGCAGGCCCGCCAATCGGCGACCCCGGCCACCCCGGCTGTCCCGATCGCCGGTCCGACCCGCCGCCCGTCCCAGAGCGGGGGTCTGCGCGGTGCGCTGCCGACCTGGCTGGTCCGGCACGGCGGCACGGTCCTCGCCGGTGCGGTCCTGCTGCTGGTGATCACCGCGGCGGTGACGCCGCACCTGCTGGCGCCGGGGGATCCGTTGCTCAGCGTCCCGTCGCACCGGCTGCGACCACCCGGACCGCAGCACTGGTTCGGGACCGACCAGCTGGGCCGCGACCTCTACACCCGGATCGTGTACGGCGCCGGCCGATCGCTGACCGCCACCACCCTGGCCGTGGGGATCGCGCTGGGGGTCGGGTCCGTCCTGGGCCTGCTGGCCGGTGCCGTCGGGGGGACGGTCGACACGGTCCTGATGCGTACGGTCGACGTCCTGTTGTCCGTCCCGTCGCTGCTGTTGTCGCTGGCCCTGGTCACCGCCCTGGGCTTCGGCACCGTCAACGTGGCGATCGCGGTGGGCGTCTCGCTGGTCGCCAGCTTCGCCCGGGTGATGCGCTCGGAGGTCCTCCGCGTGAAGCACGCGCCCTACATCGAGGCCGCCCGGGCCTCGGGAGTGCGGCCGGCCGGCATCCTGGCGCGGCACATCCTGCCGAACTCGGTGCTGCCGGTGCTGTCACTGGCCGCGGTGGAGTTCGGCGGCGCCGTACTGGCCATCTCTGCCCTCAGCTTCCTCGGCTTCGGTGCGGCGCCACCGACACCCGAGTGGGGGTCGCTGATCGCCGACGGCCGCAACTACCTCGCCACCGCCTGGTGGCTCTCCACCTTGCCCGGTCTGGTGATCGTCGCCACCGTCCTCGCGGCGAACGTCCTCGCCCGGGCCCTGGCTCCGGAGGAACACCGATGA
- a CDS encoding ABC transporter ATP-binding protein, producing MTAPSTRPLLAIDDLSVAYGRGAVPAVRGVSLTVRPGEVVALVGESGSGKSTTAHAVLGLLPTSAVTAGGSVTFDGDRLDGAGERAMTAIRGRRIGFVPQDPGTSLNPVHTVGEQIAEVLRVHRLADRRAARVRAVEILERAGIDDPALRARQYPHQLSGGQRQRVLIGIATACSPQLVVADEPTSALDVTVQRRILDHLAEMTRAIGSAVLLITHDLAVASDRADRVVVMRGGAVVEQGPTREILASPRHDYTRRLLAAAPGIGAHRHLSVHRPALPAGGPVLRLAGIHKTFDLGRGIRLPAVRGIDLEVPRGGTLAVVGESGSGKSTTARIAMRLEQPDRGSVEFDGRPITLLRGTALRALRRRIQIVQQNPYASLDPRMTIGAIIAEPLRAFGLGERASRARVVHDLAASVALDPEHLDRRPAELSGGQRQRVAIARALAPGPDLLVLDEPVSALDVSVQARILELLERLQRERGLSYLFITHDLAVARRIADRVAVMRAGVVVEHGPAAEVFDHPTDDYTRALLDAIPGKAFDHAVHS from the coding sequence ATGACCGCGCCCTCGACCCGGCCGTTGCTGGCCATCGACGACCTGTCGGTGGCGTACGGACGGGGGGCGGTGCCGGCGGTCCGCGGCGTGAGCCTGACCGTCCGACCCGGCGAGGTGGTGGCCCTCGTCGGGGAGTCCGGCTCCGGCAAGTCGACCACCGCCCATGCGGTGCTGGGCCTGCTGCCGACGAGCGCCGTCACCGCCGGCGGCAGCGTCACCTTCGACGGTGACCGGCTCGACGGGGCGGGGGAGCGGGCGATGACGGCCATCCGCGGCCGCCGGATCGGATTCGTGCCGCAGGATCCGGGCACGTCGCTCAACCCGGTGCACACCGTCGGCGAGCAGATCGCGGAGGTGCTGCGGGTCCACCGGCTCGCGGATCGCCGAGCGGCCCGGGTCCGGGCCGTCGAGATCCTCGAGCGCGCCGGGATCGATGATCCTGCGCTGCGCGCCCGCCAGTACCCCCACCAGCTCTCCGGCGGCCAGCGCCAACGCGTCCTGATCGGGATCGCCACCGCCTGCTCACCGCAGCTGGTGGTCGCCGACGAGCCCACCTCGGCCCTGGACGTCACGGTCCAGCGCCGGATCCTCGACCATCTGGCGGAGATGACCCGGGCGATCGGCAGCGCGGTGCTGCTGATCACCCACGATCTGGCGGTGGCGTCCGATCGGGCGGATCGGGTGGTGGTGATGCGGGGCGGTGCCGTGGTGGAGCAGGGGCCGACCCGGGAGATCCTCGCCTCCCCGCGCCACGACTACACCCGCCGGCTCCTCGCCGCCGCACCGGGCATCGGCGCACACCGTCACCTCTCCGTCCACCGGCCGGCGCTGCCCGCCGGCGGGCCGGTGCTCCGCCTGGCCGGGATCCACAAGACCTTCGACCTGGGCCGTGGGATCCGGCTGCCCGCGGTCCGCGGGATCGACCTCGAGGTCCCCCGCGGCGGCACGCTGGCGGTGGTCGGGGAATCCGGCTCGGGCAAGTCGACCACCGCGCGGATCGCGATGCGCCTGGAACAGCCGGATCGCGGCAGCGTCGAGTTCGACGGGCGACCGATCACCCTGCTGCGCGGCACCGCCCTGCGTGCCCTGCGCCGGCGGATCCAGATCGTCCAACAGAACCCGTACGCCTCGCTGGACCCCCGGATGACGATCGGTGCCATCATCGCCGAACCGCTGCGGGCCTTCGGGCTCGGCGAACGGGCGTCCCGCGCCCGCGTCGTCCACGACCTGGCGGCCTCGGTGGCGCTGGACCCCGAGCATCTGGACCGCCGGCCGGCGGAACTCTCCGGCGGGCAGCGACAGCGCGTCGCCATCGCCCGCGCCCTGGCCCCTGGCCCGGACCTGCTCGTTCTCGACGAGCCGGTCTCCGCCCTCGACGTGTCCGTCCAGGCCCGCATCCTCGAGCTGCTCGAACGACTGCAACGGGAACGCGGCCTGAGCTACCTCTTCATCACCCACGACCTGGCGGTCGCCCGGCGGATCGCCGACCGGGTCGCGGTGATGCGGGCCGGGGTGGTCGTCGAGCACGGCCCGGCCGCCGAGGTCTTCGACCATCCGACCGACGACTACACCCGCGCCCTGCTGGACGCCATCCCCGGAAAGGCCTTCGACCATGCCGTCCACTCCTGA
- a CDS encoding LLM class flavin-dependent oxidoreductase, protein MPSTPDPASWRPQPSPRPYPLVGVDLPGAGAHPQAWRREDSRAEELFGPRYWADLTGRLDAAGADIAFFPDRFGVASGPGTVRGRLEALGTAARLSTTTRRIGLVPTQTTTHTEPFHVAKAVQSLDHTTRGRAGWQVDVSADPAGYRLFGRKEVQDPADLWDEAAEVIEVASRLWDSWEDDAEIRDVATGRFVDREKLHYIDFVGRHFSVKGPSITPRSPQGRPVVVIAVTDQASRAVAVRTADIIRVAADDVDAAEALAGELRREAGDRELRILLDVDAHVDADEATAIRELAQLEEWAGEPYRGRTLLRVGSAASLVGLITDVGARPPLDGVVLRPLALAGGVTVLTQHVLPALRPPELARDDTTLRELLGLSRPANRYAA, encoded by the coding sequence ATGCCGTCCACTCCTGACCCCGCCTCCTGGCGACCTCAGCCCTCGCCCCGGCCATACCCGCTGGTCGGCGTCGACCTGCCCGGTGCCGGCGCCCATCCGCAGGCCTGGCGCCGGGAGGACTCCCGCGCCGAGGAGCTCTTCGGCCCCCGCTACTGGGCCGATCTCACCGGCCGGCTCGACGCGGCCGGGGCCGACATCGCCTTCTTCCCGGACCGGTTCGGCGTGGCGAGCGGCCCGGGCACGGTCCGCGGACGGCTGGAGGCGCTCGGCACCGCGGCCCGGCTCTCGACGACCACGCGACGGATCGGGTTGGTCCCGACCCAGACGACCACCCACACCGAACCGTTCCACGTGGCCAAGGCGGTGCAGAGCTTGGACCACACCACCCGGGGTCGCGCCGGGTGGCAGGTTGATGTCTCTGCCGACCCGGCCGGCTACCGGCTCTTCGGCCGCAAGGAGGTCCAGGATCCCGCTGACCTGTGGGACGAGGCCGCGGAGGTGATCGAGGTGGCCTCCCGGCTGTGGGACTCGTGGGAGGACGACGCCGAGATCCGCGACGTCGCGACCGGCCGCTTCGTCGACCGGGAGAAGCTCCACTACATCGACTTCGTCGGCCGGCACTTCTCGGTGAAGGGCCCCTCCATCACCCCCCGGTCCCCGCAGGGCCGGCCGGTCGTCGTCATCGCCGTCACCGATCAGGCCTCCCGGGCGGTGGCGGTGCGCACCGCGGACATCATCCGGGTGGCCGCGGACGACGTCGACGCCGCGGAGGCCCTCGCCGGTGAGCTCCGCCGGGAGGCGGGTGACCGGGAGCTGCGCATCCTGCTCGACGTCGACGCCCACGTCGACGCCGACGAGGCGACCGCGATCCGTGAGCTCGCCCAGTTGGAGGAATGGGCCGGGGAGCCCTACCGCGGCCGGACCCTGCTCCGGGTCGGCTCCGCTGCTTCGCTGGTCGGGCTGATCACCGACGTCGGGGCCCGGCCCCCGCTGGACGGGGTGGTGCTGCGTCCGCTGGCACTGGCCGGCGGTGTCACTGTCCTGACCCAGCACGTCCTGCCGGCGCTCCGCCCGCCGGAGCTCGCCCGCGACGACACCACTCTGCGGGAGCTGCTCGGGCTGAGCCGCCCGGCGAACCGTTACGCAGCCTGA
- a CDS encoding NtaA/DmoA family FMN-dependent monooxygenase (This protein belongs to a clade of FMN-dependent monooxygenases, within a broader family of flavin-dependent oxidoreductases, the luciferase-like monooxygenase (LMM) family, some of whose members use coenzyme F420 rather than FMN.), which produces MTPRPKQIHLAAHFPGVNNTTVWTDPRSRSQIDIDSFVHLARKAEEGLFDFFFLAEGLRLREQGNRIFDLDVVGRPDTFTVLQAIAGVTTRLGLAATINTTFNEPYELAKQFATLDHLSEGRAAWNIVTSPDAFTGENFRRGGFLDYGLRYDRAAAVVSAARRLWDSWGRPPRIDRAAGVFAADEDLAPVDLHDGHVDITGRFEVPRSPQGQPVLLQAGDSSAGREFAAGHAEVIFSRHGTLADGQAFYADVKRRLPAYGRHADDLKILPGVSVVLGDTRQEAEDNARRIARQQVGPQTAIAFLEQVWGTDLSGYDPDGPLPAVDPSPHATITRGRVRHDRDPVAVAAAWRARAETEGLSIRDLVIAETHRQQFVGTADQVADEMNRYVQSDACDGFILVPHLTPGGLDDVIDRVVPRLQDRGVFRTSYEGATLRDLLGSRPAVSFAAVPSGPSAASGPGDPGPAASSTGRRGPVGVRG; this is translated from the coding sequence ATGACACCACGCCCGAAGCAGATCCACCTCGCCGCGCACTTCCCCGGGGTGAACAACACGACCGTGTGGACCGACCCACGGTCCCGCAGCCAGATCGACATCGACTCCTTCGTGCATCTGGCCCGCAAGGCCGAGGAGGGCCTGTTCGACTTCTTCTTCCTGGCCGAGGGGCTGCGGTTGCGCGAGCAGGGCAACCGGATCTTCGATCTGGACGTCGTCGGACGACCCGACACCTTCACCGTCCTGCAGGCGATCGCCGGGGTGACCACCCGGCTCGGCCTGGCCGCCACGATCAACACCACGTTCAACGAGCCGTACGAGCTGGCCAAGCAGTTCGCTACCCTCGACCATCTGTCCGAGGGGCGGGCGGCGTGGAACATCGTCACCTCCCCCGATGCGTTCACCGGTGAGAACTTCCGCCGCGGCGGCTTCCTCGACTACGGTCTGCGCTACGACCGGGCGGCCGCCGTGGTGTCGGCCGCCCGCCGGCTGTGGGACAGCTGGGGTCGCCCGCCGCGGATCGACCGGGCCGCCGGTGTCTTCGCCGCCGACGAGGACCTGGCCCCGGTGGACCTCCATGACGGCCACGTCGACATCACCGGCCGGTTCGAAGTGCCGCGGTCACCACAGGGCCAGCCGGTGCTGCTGCAGGCCGGGGACTCGTCGGCGGGCCGCGAGTTCGCGGCCGGCCACGCCGAGGTGATCTTCTCCCGGCACGGCACCCTCGCCGACGGCCAGGCGTTCTATGCCGACGTCAAGCGGCGGCTGCCGGCGTACGGCCGGCACGCCGACGACCTCAAGATCCTGCCCGGCGTGTCGGTCGTGCTCGGCGACACCCGTCAGGAGGCCGAGGACAACGCCCGCCGGATCGCCCGCCAACAGGTCGGCCCGCAGACGGCGATCGCCTTCCTGGAACAGGTGTGGGGGACCGACCTCAGCGGCTACGACCCGGACGGTCCGCTGCCCGCCGTCGATCCCTCGCCACACGCGACGATCACCCGCGGACGGGTGCGTCACGACCGGGATCCGGTCGCGGTGGCCGCCGCCTGGCGAGCCCGGGCGGAGACCGAGGGGTTGAGCATCCGGGACCTGGTCATCGCCGAGACCCACCGCCAGCAGTTCGTCGGCACCGCCGACCAGGTGGCCGACGAGATGAACCGGTACGTGCAGTCCGACGCCTGCGACGGCTTCATCCTGGTTCCGCACCTGACCCCCGGCGGTCTGGACGACGTCATCGACCGGGTGGTGCCCCGGCTCCAGGACCGGGGCGTGTTCCGTACGTCGTATGAGGGCGCCACCCTGCGCGATCTGCTCGGATCGCGCCCCGCGGTGTCGTTCGCTGCTGTCCCGTCGGGTCCGTCTGCGGCATCGGGTCCCGGGGATCCGGGTCCCGCGGCATCGTCGACCGGCCGGCGCGGCCCGGTGGGGGTCCGCGGATGA
- a CDS encoding LLM class flavin-dependent oxidoreductase — protein MSTVPLSVLDLAPIAEGSTARQALRNTLDLARRAEVWGYRRYWVAEHHFVAVASSSPAVLAGAIAAATSRIRVGVAAVQLGYTTAAAIAESFGTLEALHPGRIDLGIGRSGQRKAEAAAARAGDSPARRQPPVPRATRIVDGVVVPPPVPLDALFAAPRTAATFGVLQQAGAASPDFETQVDDILAFFRGEFRTREGVAFEATPATGEHPELWVFGSSAGPSAALAGRLGLPFGANYHVSPSSTLEAVAAYRDAFRPSAVLAEPYVVVSADVVVADSDDRARELASTYGHWAYSIRCGEGARPYPDPSRARALTAAEEAVVADRLVTQFVGTGPTVVERLEALRTATGADELVVTSMTHDHRDRLRSFELLARAWGL, from the coding sequence ATGAGCACCGTGCCGCTGTCCGTGCTCGACCTCGCCCCGATCGCCGAGGGCTCGACCGCCCGCCAGGCGCTGCGCAACACCCTCGACCTCGCCCGCCGGGCCGAGGTCTGGGGGTATCGCCGCTACTGGGTGGCCGAGCACCACTTCGTTGCGGTGGCCTCCTCCTCGCCGGCCGTGCTGGCCGGTGCCATCGCGGCGGCCACCTCGCGGATCAGGGTCGGCGTGGCCGCTGTCCAGCTCGGCTACACCACCGCCGCCGCGATCGCCGAATCCTTCGGCACCCTGGAGGCACTCCACCCGGGGCGGATCGATCTCGGTATCGGCCGGTCCGGACAGCGCAAGGCCGAGGCCGCCGCGGCGCGCGCCGGGGACAGCCCGGCGCGGCGGCAGCCCCCGGTGCCCCGGGCGACCCGGATCGTGGACGGGGTGGTCGTGCCGCCGCCGGTCCCGCTGGATGCGCTGTTCGCTGCTCCCCGGACGGCGGCTACCTTCGGGGTGCTCCAGCAGGCCGGGGCGGCGAGCCCGGACTTCGAGACCCAGGTCGACGACATCCTGGCGTTCTTCCGCGGTGAGTTCCGCACCCGGGAGGGGGTCGCCTTCGAGGCCACCCCGGCCACCGGCGAACACCCGGAGCTGTGGGTGTTCGGCAGCAGTGCCGGCCCGTCGGCTGCGTTGGCGGGCCGCCTGGGCTTGCCGTTCGGGGCCAACTACCACGTCAGCCCGTCGTCCACCCTGGAGGCTGTCGCGGCCTATCGCGACGCCTTCCGGCCGTCCGCTGTGTTGGCGGAGCCGTACGTCGTCGTCTCCGCCGACGTGGTGGTGGCCGACTCGGACGACCGGGCCCGGGAGCTCGCCTCCACCTACGGGCACTGGGCCTATTCGATCCGCTGCGGAGAGGGGGCCCGGCCCTACCCGGACCCTTCCCGGGCCCGCGCGCTGACCGCGGCGGAGGAGGCGGTCGTCGCCGACCGGCTGGTCACCCAGTTCGTCGGGACCGGTCCCACGGTGGTCGAGCGGCTGGAGGCGCTCCGTACCGCCACCGGCGCCGATGAGCTCGTGGTGACCTCGATGACGCACGACCACCGCGACCGGCTGCGATCCTTCGAGCTGCTCGCCCGGGCCTGGGGACTGTGA
- the acnA gene encoding aconitate hydratase AcnA: MSVNSLGAKAGLEVNGTNYEIFRLDAVEGSEHLPYSLKVLLENLLRTEDGANITADDIKALAAWDPDAQPSKEIQFTPARVIMQDFTGVPCVVDLATMREAITDLGGDPAKVNPLSPAEMVIDHSVIVEHFGTPEAFAQNVDVEYQRNRERYQFLRWGQTAFDDFKVVPPGTGIVHQVNIENLARVVFPREVNGVLQAYPDTCVGTDSHTTMVNGLGVVGWGVGGIEAEAAMLGQPVSMLIPRVVGFKLTGSLNEGVTATDLVLTITEMLRKHGVVGKFVEFYGEGLASIPLANRATIGNMSPEYGSTIAVFPIDDHTIDYLRLTGRSEDQIALVEAYAKTQGLWLDTTHEAKYSEYLELDLSTVVPSISGPKRPQDRILLSEAKAKFEQTVPSYTEDPKATVPVTLADGTSFDLPNGAVTVAAITSCTNTSNPSVMLGAALVAKKAVEKGLTPKPWVKTSVAPGSQVVTDYYEKSGLQQYLDTLKFNTVGYGCTTCIGNTGPLIPEVSAAVNDNDMAVTAVLSGNRNFEGRISPDVKMNYLASPMLVIAYALAGTMDIDLNNEPIGRDPKDCSDVYLRDIWPTQAEIDEVVASSISPEMFTKDYADVFKGDERWRSLPTPEGKTFTWDQASTYVRKAPYFDGMPETPEPVGDITGARVLLKLGDSVTTDHISPAGNIKADSPAGTYLAGHGVERKDFNSYGSRRGNHEVMIRGTFANIRLRNQIAPGTEGGFTRDFTQAEGPVTTVFDASEAYRAAGTPLVVLGGKEYGSGSSRDWAAKGTMLLGVKAVIVESYERIHRSNLIGMGVLPLQFPAGESHESLGLTGEETFDISGVAELNTGVTPKTVQVTATRPDGSVVEFEAVVRIDTPGEADYYRNGGILQYVLRHMKAAA; encoded by the coding sequence ATGAGCGTCAACAGCCTGGGTGCCAAGGCCGGCCTGGAGGTCAACGGCACGAACTACGAGATCTTTCGTCTGGACGCGGTCGAGGGCTCCGAGCACCTCCCGTACTCCCTGAAGGTCCTGCTGGAGAACCTGCTCCGCACCGAGGACGGCGCCAACATCACCGCCGACGACATCAAGGCTCTGGCGGCCTGGGATCCGGACGCCCAGCCGAGCAAGGAGATCCAGTTCACCCCGGCCCGGGTGATCATGCAGGACTTCACCGGCGTGCCGTGCGTGGTGGACCTGGCGACCATGCGTGAGGCGATCACCGACCTCGGTGGCGACCCGGCCAAGGTCAACCCGCTCTCCCCGGCCGAGATGGTGATCGACCACTCCGTCATCGTCGAGCACTTCGGCACCCCCGAGGCTTTCGCGCAGAACGTGGACGTCGAGTACCAGCGCAACCGCGAGCGCTACCAGTTCCTCCGCTGGGGCCAGACTGCCTTCGACGACTTCAAGGTGGTCCCCCCGGGCACCGGCATCGTGCACCAGGTCAACATCGAGAACCTCGCCCGGGTGGTCTTCCCCCGTGAGGTCAACGGTGTCCTGCAGGCCTACCCCGACACCTGCGTCGGCACCGACTCGCACACCACCATGGTCAACGGCCTCGGCGTCGTCGGCTGGGGCGTCGGTGGCATCGAGGCCGAGGCAGCGATGCTCGGCCAGCCGGTCTCCATGCTGATCCCGCGCGTCGTCGGCTTCAAGCTCACCGGCTCGCTCAACGAGGGCGTCACCGCCACCGACCTGGTCCTCACCATCACCGAGATGCTGCGCAAGCACGGCGTGGTCGGCAAGTTCGTCGAGTTCTACGGCGAGGGCCTCGCCTCCATCCCGCTGGCCAACCGCGCCACCATCGGCAACATGTCGCCGGAGTACGGCTCCACCATCGCGGTGTTCCCGATCGACGACCACACCATCGACTACCTCCGGCTCACCGGCCGCTCCGAGGATCAGATCGCGCTGGTCGAGGCGTACGCCAAGACCCAGGGCCTGTGGCTCGACACCACGCACGAGGCCAAGTACTCCGAGTACCTCGAGCTGGACCTGTCGACGGTGGTCCCGTCGATCTCCGGCCCGAAGCGCCCGCAGGACCGCATCCTGCTGTCGGAGGCCAAGGCCAAGTTCGAGCAGACGGTGCCCTCCTACACCGAGGACCCGAAGGCCACCGTGCCGGTCACCCTGGCCGACGGCACCTCGTTCGATCTGCCGAACGGTGCGGTGACCGTCGCCGCGATCACCTCCTGCACCAACACCTCCAACCCGTCGGTGATGCTCGGCGCGGCCCTGGTCGCCAAGAAGGCCGTCGAGAAGGGCCTGACGCCGAAGCCGTGGGTGAAGACCTCGGTCGCCCCCGGCTCGCAGGTCGTCACCGACTACTACGAGAAGTCCGGGCTGCAGCAGTACCTCGACACCCTGAAGTTCAACACCGTCGGCTACGGCTGCACCACCTGCATCGGCAACACCGGCCCGCTGATCCCCGAGGTCTCGGCGGCCGTCAACGACAACGACATGGCGGTCACCGCGGTGCTCTCGGGCAACCGCAACTTCGAGGGCCGGATCAGCCCCGACGTGAAGATGAACTACCTCGCCTCGCCGATGCTGGTCATCGCGTACGCCCTGGCCGGCACGATGGACATCGACCTGAACAACGAGCCGATCGGCCGGGACCCGAAGGACTGCAGCGACGTCTACCTGCGTGACATCTGGCCCACCCAGGCCGAGATCGACGAGGTCGTCGCCTCCTCCATCTCCCCGGAGATGTTCACCAAGGACTACGCCGACGTCTTCAAGGGCGACGAGCGCTGGCGTTCGCTGCCCACCCCGGAGGGCAAGACCTTCACCTGGGACCAGGCCTCCACCTACGTCCGCAAGGCCCCGTACTTCGACGGCATGCCGGAGACCCCCGAGCCGGTCGGCGACATCACCGGCGCCCGCGTCCTGCTGAAGCTCGGCGACTCGGTGACTACCGACCACATCTCGCCGGCCGGCAACATCAAGGCCGACTCGCCGGCCGGCACGTACCTCGCGGGCCACGGTGTGGAGCGCAAGGACTTCAACTCGTACGGCTCCCGGCGCGGCAACCACGAGGTGATGATCCGCGGCACCTTCGCCAACATCCGGCTCCGCAACCAGATCGCCCCGGGCACCGAGGGTGGCTTCACCCGCGACTTCACCCAGGCCGAGGGTCCGGTGACCACCGTGTTCGACGCCTCCGAGGCCTACCGCGCCGCCGGCACCCCGCTGGTCGTCCTGGGCGGCAAGGAGTACGGCTCGGGCTCGTCCCGTGACTGGGCCGCCAAGGGCACCATGCTGCTGGGCGTCAAGGCCGTCATCGTCGAGTCGTACGAGCGCATCCACCGCTCGAACCTGATCGGCATGGGTGTCCTTCCGCTGCAGTTCCCGGCCGGCGAGTCGCACGAGTCGCTCGGCCTGACCGGTGAGGAGACCTTCGACATCTCCGGTGTCGCGGAGCTCAACACCGGGGTCACCCCGAAGACGGTGCAGGTGACCGCCACCCGTCCCGACGGCTCGGTCGTCGAGTTCGAGGCCGTGGTGCGGATCGACACCCCCGGTGAGGCCGACTACTACCGCAACGGCGGCATCCTGCAGTACGTGCTGCGGCACATGAAGGCCGCTGCCTGA